GGACCGCGCCGTGGCCGTCCCAGCGCCGCAGCGCGGCCTCTTCGAGAGCCGCGGGCGCGCCGGGCGCGCACAGCTTCAGCGCCGCGCGCTCCCCGTCCGCGCGCCGCACCAGCACGGTCATGCTGCTGCGCCCGCCCGGCTCCGCGACCCGCTCGGCGGTCAGCTCCCAGCGGTCGAGCAGCCGTTCCACGAGGGCGGGCAGCTCAGCCAGCCAGTCAGCCGCCCCGGCCCCCTGGGCCCGGGCGAGCCGCCGGGGCGGACAGGGGGTGACGGCCGCCGCCATCGCGCTCACCGCCTCTCGTCCGCGTACTCGGCAAGACCGGGGAACGGCTCCCCGTGCCCGCGCCAGCGCGCCGCGCGCACCGCCGTCTCGCGCAGGGCCGCCGCGGCGGCGCCGCGCGCCTCTCCCGACGTGGCGAGCACGAGGTCCGCGTAGCAGCCGGCCAGGCGCGTCTCCAGCTCGACCGCCAGTTCCACCGCGCCGGCGCTGTCGGTGACCTCGAAGGGCAGGGCGTAGCCCGCGGCGGCGGCCACCGGCTCCCCACCGAGGTCGCGAACGGCCCGGTGCAGCTGGTCCCGGCGCGAACGGTGCGCGGTGTGCGCCTCGCGGGCCTCGGCGCCGCGCTCCTCCCCGATCCGGCCGCCGACCACGCCGTAGCCGTAGACCGCGGCGTGCTCGGCGGCGAGCGCGGCCTGAGTGGCCTCAAGGCGCCTGGTGTCCTCGCTCATGCGCGGACCTCGCCGAGCAGGTGGGCCTGGGCCGCGCCCGCGGCGGCCAGCGCCGCCAGCAGCCTGGCGAGTTCCGGCGGGGCGTCGGCCAGGGTGCGCAGCCGTTCCTCAGCGGCCTGCCGCTCCGCCGCGGCCAGCGCGGAGACCGCGCCCGCCGGTTCGCCGGGCACCCGCGGCACGTCGCCCTCGGGGCCGGCGCCCACGCCGTCGTCCGGGGCCGCCGAGGCGGCGTCCGCCTCGGTGAGCGCGCGCAGGTGGGCCGTGACGATGTCGCGGAAGGGGGCGAGCGGCCCGGCGAGGGCCGGGTGGGCGGCGGACGTCGCGTCGTAGCGCGCCAGGAGGGCGCTGCTGGCGCGCGCGGCGCGGCGGCGCAGGCCCGCGGCGGCCCCCGGGCCCGCGGCCCGCCCGCCGGCCCCGGCACCGCCGGACGACGTGCACCCGGTGAGGGCACCGGTCAGGAGGCAGCTCGCGAGCAGGGCGCGCCGGGGCACGCCGGTGGAGATGCCGAAGGACACGCCAGTGGACATGGCTTCCCCGACTCGTGGAGTGGACCGTAGGGCAGGCGGCGGCTCTCCTCGACGGCCGCACGCCCGGGGCGCGCGGGCCGGAGAGATCACCGCCCCGTGAGCGTACCTGTGCGCGGGGTCCATCCCGGCCCCGGCCCACCTCCCGGCGTGCCAGGTCCCGCGGGCCGGTCGGTCGGCGTACCGTGCCCGAGGCGCTAGGCTGTTGGGCGCGAGCGCCCGAGACGCGCCACCCCGACAACAGCACACGCGGCCGAGGAGTCACCCGGATGAGTTCCACCCAGATCGACAGGCTGCGGGAGTTGCTCGAACCGCTGGCCGGCAGCCGGGGGATGGACCTCGAAGAGGTGCGCATCACCCCGGCGGGCCGCCGGCGAGTGCTCCAGGTGGTCGTGGACCAGGACGGCGGCGTCGGCCTCGACGCCTGCGCCGAGCTGAGCCGCGAGGTCTCCGCCCTGCTGGACGAGGACGATGTGATGGGCGGCGCGCCCTACGTACTCGAAGTGACCTCGCCCGGCGCGGAGCGCCCCCTGACCGAGCCGCGCCACTACCGCCGTGCCGTCGGCCGCCTGGCCCGCCTCCGCCTGCGCGAGGGCGGCGAGGTGACCGCCCGGATCGTCGCGGTGGACGACGAGGGGCTTGATCTCGAAGTGCCGGGGGAGAAGGGCCGCAGGGCCACGGCGCGGCGGGTGGAGTTCACCGGCATCGCCGGGGCGCGGGTCGAGGTGGAGTTCAGCCGCAAGCCGGCTCGTGACGAGAGCCTGAAGGAGACGTAGTCGTGGACATCGACATGCAGGCCCTGCAAGGGCTCGTCCGGGAGAAGGAGATCTCCTTCGACGTGCTGGTGGAAGCCATCGAGTCGGCACTCCTGATCGCGTACCACCGCACCGAGGGCAGCCGCAGGCAGGCCCGGGTGGTACTCGACCGGAAGACGGGCCACGTGACCGTGTGGGCCCGGGAGGACGCCGAGGACCTGGCGGACGCCGAGGAGGGCGCAAAGCCGCGGGAGTTCGACGACACACCGCAGGGGTTCGGGCGGATCGCGGCCACCACCGCGAAGCAGGTCATCCTCCAGCGGCTGCGCGACGCCGAGGAGGACGTGACGTTCGGCGAGTACGCGGGCCGCGAGGGCGACGTGGTCGCGGGCATCGTCCAGCAGGGCCGCGACCCCAAGAGCGTGCTGGTCGACATCGGGCGCCTTGAGGCGATCCTGCCGCCGCAGGAGCAGGTGCCGGGCGAGGTGTACTCGCACGGTGCCAGGCTGCGCTCGTACGTGGTGCGCGTCGTGAAGGGCGCCCGCGGCCCCTCGGTCACCCTCTCGCGCACGCACCCCAACCTCGTGAAGAAGCTGTTCGAGCTCGAAGTGCCCGAGATCGCCGACGGCTCGGTCGAGATCGCGGCCATCGCGCGGGAGGCCGGGCACCGCAGCAAGATCGCGGTCCGCTCGCTGCGTTCAGGGCTGAACGCCAAGGGGGCCTGCATCGGCCCGATGGGCGGCCGGGTCCGCAGCGTCATGGCCGAGCTGCACGGCGAGAAGATCGACATCGTCGACTGGTCGGACGACCCGGCCGAGCTGGTGGCGAACGCCCTCTCGCCGGCCAGGGTGACCCGGGTCGAGGTGGTGGACGAGGCGGCCAGGTCGGCCCGGGTCACGGTGCCCGACTACCAGCTGTCCCTCGCCATCGGCAAGGAGGGGCAGAACGCGCGGCTCGCGGCGCGGCTGACCGGCTGGCGCATCGACATCAGGCCGGACACCGAGCAGAGCGAGCAGGACGCCGGGTGAGCGGCGCCCGGCGCGACCCGGGAATGCCGGCGGCAGGTCGGCTGTTCCCCTGAAAGCTGGCGTGGGCCCGCCCGATGGGCACGGGCGCACGGGGAGGTAGAATCTTGGTGTCTGGCCGGACACGCGCTTGCGGCTGCCCGGAACGTACATGTGTCGGCTGCCGGAAGCGCTCAGCCCGAGACGGCCTGCTGCGTGTGGTGGTGATCGAGGGTCGCTGTGTCCCCGATCTTCGCGGTACGCTGCCCGGTCGGGGTGCCTATGTGCATCCCACGCCGGCCTGTCTTGAGCTGGCTGTCCGCCGTCGAGCGTTCCCCAGGGCCTTGAAGGTGCAGGGGCCGCTCGACACGGGGGAGCTGCGGCAGGCGGTCGGTCAGGCGGCACCGTAGAAAATGCAAGGTGCGGACGTTCCGCACGAAGAGGTACCTCGCGAGTCGGAAGTAGGTCGAGATTGCGATGAGCACTCGATGAGTACGCGATGAGTACGCCCGTGAAGTAGCGAAGGTCCGGCGGACGACCCACCCCGGACCGTATAAGGAGCGAAGTGGCTAAGGTCCGGGTATACGAGCTCGCCAAGGAGCTCGGAGTTGAGAGCAAGGTCGTGATGGCCAAGCTCCAGGAGTTGGGTGAGTTCGTCCGTTCGGCGTCCTCGACGATCGAGGCGCCCGTGGTCCGCAAACTGACAGATGCCTTCAGCGGCGGCGGTGGCCGCCGCGCCCCGAAGCCGGGCGCGCCCTCAGGCCCGAGGCCTGGCGCCCCGAAGCCGGGCGCCATGACCCCGAGGCCGCCCGGCCCCAAGCCGGGCGCCCCCGCCGCGGGGCCCAAGCCGGGCGCCCCGCGCCCCGGCCCCAAGCCCGCCGCCAGGCCGGGCCCGGCCGCGCCGGAGTTCAGCGCGCCGCCCGCGAGCGGCGAGTCCGCCCCGCCCCGCCCCGGCGGCAACGCGCCGCGACCCGGTGGCGGTGGCGGCCAGCAGGCGCCGAAGCCCGGCAGCCGGCCGCAGCAGCAGACGCCGAGGCCGCAGGGCGGCAACGCCCCCAAGCCCGCGCCGGCCAAGCCGGGCGGCCCCAAGCCCGGTGGCCGGCCCTCGGGCCCCCGCCCCGGCAACAACCCGTTCTCGACCGGTGGTTCCACCGGTATGGCCAGGCCCCAGCAGGCGCCGCGCCCCGGCCCTGGACCGCGTCCAGGACCCGGTCAGGACCGTCCCGGCCCCCGGCCGGGCGGTGACCGTCCCGGCCCGCGCCCGCAGGCGCCCGGCGGCGGGCGCGCCACGCCCGGCAACATGCCGCGTCCGCAGGGCGGTCCCGCGGGGCCGCGTCCGGGCCCCGGCGGCAACCGGCCCAACCCGGGCATGATGCCGCAGCGGCCCTCGGCCGGCGGTCCCGGCGGTCGCCCCGGTGGCGGTCCCGGCGGTCGTCCGGGCGGCGGTCCCGGCGGTCGTCCCGGCGGTGGCGGTGGCGGCGGCTTCGCCGGCCGCGGCGGTCCCGGCGGTCGTCCCGGTGGCGGCGGTGGCGGCGGCTTCGCCGGCCGCGGCGGCGGCACGGGCACCGGCACCCGCCCGGGTGGCGGCGGTGGCGGCGGCTTCGGCGGCCGTCCCGGCGGTGGCTTCGGCGGCCGTCCCGGCGGCCCCGGTGGCCGCGGCGGCACCCAGGGCGCGTTCGGCCGTCCCGGCGGCCCGGCGCGGCGCGGTCGCAAGTCGAAGCGGCAGCGCCGCCAGGAGTACGAGGCCATGCAGGCCCCGTCCATCGGCGGTGTCATGCTGCCGCGCGGCAAGGGCGAGGCCATCAGGCTCTCGCGCGGCGCCTCGCTCACCGACTTCGCGGAGAAGATCAACGCCAACCCGGCGTCCCTGGTCCAGGTGATGTTCAACCTGGGCGAGATGGTCACGGCGACCCAGTCGGTCTCGGACGAGACGCTCACGCTGCTCGGCGACGAGATGAACTACACCGTCCAGATCGTCAGCCCGGAGGAGGAGGACCGCGAGCTGCTCGAGTCCTTCGACATCGAGTTCGGCGAGGACGAGGGCGGCGAGGAGGCCCTGACCTCCCGCCCGCCGGTGGTCACCGTCATGGGCCACGTCGACCACGGCAAGACCCGGCTGCTCGACGCGATCCGCAAGACCAACGTCATCGAGGGCGAGGCCGGCGGCATCACCCAGCACATCGGCGCCTACCAGGTGTCGATCGACGTCAACGGCGAGGACCGCGCGATCACGTTCATCGACACCCCGGGCCACGAGGCGTTCACCGCCATGCGTGCCCGCGGTGCCAAGTCGACCGACATCGCGATCCTCGTGGTGGCGGCCAACGACGGCGTGATGCCGCAGACGATCGAGGCGCTGAACCACGCCAAGGCGGCGGAGGTGCCGATCGTCGTCGCGGTCAACAAGATCGACGTCGAGGGCGCCGACCCGGCGAAGGTGCGCGGCCAGCTCACCGAGTTCGGGCTGGTGGCGGAGGAGTACGGCGGCGACACGATGTTCGTCGACATCTCCGCCCGCCAGGGCACGAACATCGAGGGGCTGCTCGAAGCGGTCGTCCTGACCGCCGACGCGGCGCTCGACCTGCGGGCCAACCCGGAGCAGGCGGCGCAGGGCATCGCGATCGAGGCCCACCTCGACCGCGGGCGCGGTGCCGTCGCGACCGTGCTGGTGCAGCGCGGCACGCTGCGGGTCGGCGACACGATGGTGGTCGGCGACGCCCACGGCCGTGTGCGGGCGATGCTCGACGACACCGGAAGGAACCTCTCCGAGGCCGGGCCCTCCACGCCGGTCCTGGTGCAGGGTCTGACCAACGTGCCGGGCGCCGGGGACAACTTCCTGGTGGTCGGCGAGGACCGCACCGCGCGGCAGATCGCCGAGAAGCGCGCCGCCCGCGAGCGGAACGCGGCGTTCGCCAAGCGCACCCGCCGGGTGTCCCTTGAGGACCTGGACAAGGTGCTCAAGGCGGGCGAGATCCAGCAGCTCAACCTCATCCTCAAGGGCGACGCGTCCGGTTCCGTCGAGGCCCTGGAGTCCTCACTGCTCCAGCTCGACGTCGGCGAGGGTGTCGATCTGCGGGTGCTGCACCGCGGCGTCGGTGCGGTCACCGAGACCGACATCGACCTCGCGGCCGGCTCCGACGCGATCGTCCTCGGCTTCAACGTGCGCGCCGAGGGGCGTGCCACGCAGGCGGCCGAGCGCGAGGGCGTGGACGTCCGGTACTACTCGGTCATCTACCAGGCGATCGAGGAGATCGAGGCGGCCCTGAAGGGCCTGCTGAAGCCGGAGTTCGAAGAGGTCGAGCTGGGCACCGCCGAGATCCGCGAGGTCTTCCGCTCCTCCAAGCTGGGCAACATCGCGGGTGTCCTCATCCGGTCCGGCGAGGTCAGGCGGAACACCAAGGCCCGCCTGGTGCGCGACGGCAAGGTCATCGCGGAGAACCTCACCATCGAGGGCCTGCGGCGGTTCAAGGACGACGTCACCGAGATCAGGGAAGGCTTCGAGGGCGGTATCAACCTCGGGAACTTCAACGACATCAAGATCGACGACGTCATCGCGACGTACGAGATGCGGGAGAAGCCCCGCGCGTGAGCAGGCGGCCGGGGCCGGTCGGCCGGGGGAAACTCCGTCGATCGGCCCCGGCCGTTCCCGTTACGATCATCGCTATGTATACCGGGACGTTGTCCTTCGACCTGCTGCTCGGCGACGTCCGCTCGCTGAAGCAGAAGCGCTCCGTGGTACGGCCGATCGTGGCGGAACTGCGCCGTTCCCACGAGGTCAGCGTGGCCGAGGTCGGTGATCAGGATCTGTACCGCCGAGCCGAGATCGGGCTGGCCGTCGTCTCGGGGGACGCGGCCCACCTCACCGAAGTCCTCGACCGATGCGAGCGGTGGATGGCCGCTCGACCCGAAGTGGAGCTGCTGTCCGTGCGGCGGCGCATCCACGGCGACCACGACGAATAGCACGACTGCGCGCCACCGAGCGGGCACGTGAGCAAGGAGATGGACCGATGGCGGACAAGGCGCGGGCGAAGAAGCTGGCCGACCTCATTCGCGAGGTGGTCGCCGAGAAGCTCCACCGGGACGTCAAGGACCCGAGACTCGGCACCCGGGTCACCATCACCGACACACGGGTCACCGGCGACCTGCGGGAGGCCACCGTGTTCTACACGGTGTACGGCGACGAGGCCGCCCGGGAGGAGGTCGCGGCGGGGCTGCGCAGCGCCAAGGGCGTGCTGCGGTCCGCCGTCGGGGCCGCCGCGGGGGTGAAGCACACGCCGAGCCTGGAGTTCGTCCCCGACGCGCTGCCGGAGAACGCGCGGAACCTGGACGACCTCTTCACCCGGGCGCGGGAACGCGACGAGCAGGTCAGGCAGGCGTCGGCAGGAGCCGAGTACGCGGGCGACGCCGACCCGTACGTGAAGGACGAGGACCGCGACGACCGCGACGGCGGCCCGGCGCGCGGCGAGGACTGAGCGGCCGATGAGCCACAGCGCACCCGACGGGCTCGTCGTCGTCGACAAGCCCGCCGGATTCACCTCGCACGACGTCGTCGCCGTGCTGCGCGGCGCCGCCCGCACCCGGCGCGTCGGGCATGCCGGGACGCTGGACCCCATGGCCACCGGCGTGCTCGTCGTCGGCGTCGGGCGCGCCACCCGGCTGCTCGGCCACCTCGCCCTGACCGAGAAGGAGTACGCGGGCACCATCAGGCTCGGCCAGACGACGGTCACCGACGACGCCGAGGGCGAGATCACCGGGAGCGCCGGTGCCCACGACATCGCCGGGGACGCGCTCGGTGCGGCGGTCGCCGACCTGACCGGGGACATCATGCAGGTGCCCGCGAAGGTCAGCGCCGTCAAGATCGACGGCCGGCGCTCCTACCACCGGGTGCGCGCCGGGGAGGACGTGGAGATCCCGGCCCGCCCGGTCACCGTCCGCTCGTTCACCGTCCACGAGGTCCGCGAGCTGCGGGCGGAGGACGGCACCCGGGTGACCGATGTGGACGTCGGCGTCGTGTGCTCGTCGGGCACCTACATCCGGGCGCTCGCGCGCGACCTGGGAACCGCGCTCGGCACCGGGGGGCACCTCACGGCGCTGCGGCGGCTGCGTGTGGGGCCCTACGGACTGGCCGCGGCCCACCCGCTCCAGCGCCTGCGGGAGGAGTTGACGGTGCTGCCGCTCGGTGAGGCCGCCGCGGCGGCGTTCCCGCGCTGGAACGTCGACAAGCAGCAGGCCGCCCTGCTGGGGAACGGTGCCAGGATCGCCACCCCGCCGCTTCCCGCGGGCCCGGTGGCGGTGTTCGGGCCCGACGACCGTTTCATCGCGCTGATCGACGCCGCGGGCGAGCGGTCGCGGAGCCTGGCGGTCTTCGCCTGACGCGGCCACCCGGCTGCCCGGCCACCGCTCCGGGTACCTTGGACCGGCAGGCCCACAGCGGTGGTTCACTGGAGACACGGCGAGGAGCGAACGGTGCAGCGCTGGCGTGACATGGCGGACATCCCTGAGGACTGGGGACGAAGCGTCGTCACCATTGGTTCGTACGACGGGGTGCACCGAGGGCACCAGCTGATCATCGGCAGGGCCGTGGCCCATGCCCGGGAGCTCGGCCTGCCGACCGTCGTGGTCACGTTCGACCCGCACCCCAAGGAAGTGACGCGGCCGGGCAGCCATCCACCGCTGCTCGCCCCGCATCCCCGGCGCGCGGAGCTGATGGCCGGGCTCGGGGTCGATGCGGTGCTCGTGCTGCCGTTCACCAAGGAGTTCTCCCAGCTGCCGCCCGCCGAGTTCGTCGTGAAGGTCCTCGTGGAGAAGCTGCACGCGCGGGCCGTCGTCGAGGGGCCCAACTTCCGCTTCGGCCACCGCGCCGCGGGCACGGTCGGGACCCTCGCGGAACTGGGCGGCACCTACGGCTTCGACGTCGTGGTCGTCGACCTCGTGGAGAGCGGCGCGGCCGGCGGCGGAGAACCGTTCTCCTCGTCCCTCGTCCGGCGCCTGATCTCCGAGGGCGACGTGCGCGGAGCGGCCGAGGCGCTGGGCCGTCCGCACCGCCTCGAAGGCATCGTGGTGCACGGCGCACGCCGGGGGCGCGAGCTGGGCATTCCCACGGCCAACCTCGACACCGTGCCCCACTCGGCCGTTCCCGCGGACGGCGTGTACGCGGGCTGGCTCACCGCGGCGGGGGAACGGATGCCCGCGGCGATCTCGGTCGGTACCAACCCGCACTTCGGCGGCACTCGCAGGACCGTCGAGGCGTACGCGCTCGACCGCACGGACCTCGATCTGTACGACCAGTGGGTGGCCGTCGACTTCCACTCGTTCGTGCGCGGCCAGCAGGCGTTCGACACGCTGGAGGAGCTGCTCGACCGCATGGGTGAGGACATCCGCCGGGTACGGGAACTGACCCGGGAGAGCTGACCCGGACCCGTGGGAACGGGCCCGGGCCGGCGGCTCAGCGCGGCGGCTGCTGCGGCCAGGGGCCCGGCTGCTGCGGGTAGCCGTACGGCTGCGCCGGCGGTTGCGGGTAGCCGTACCCGTGCTGCGGGTACCCGTAGCCCTGCTGCGGTGCCTGCTGCGGGTAGCCGTACCCTTCCGCCGACGGCTGCCCCTGGCCGGGCAGCGGCGGGGCCATCTGCGGAGGCATCCCGCCGTCCTGGGTCCACAGCCCCTGCTCCTGCTGGACCCGCACGAAATCCTCGGCGATCAGCGCGGCGAGGTCGAAGTACGCCTGCCGCGTGCGCGGACGCAACATGTCCAGGTCGAGTTCGGCGCCGGCCGCCAGATGCTCGTCGAACGGGGCCACCACCACCCCGCGGCACCGGGTCCTGAAGTGGGCGACGATGTCCTCGACCTTCACCAGCTTGCCGGTCTCGCGGACCCCGGAGATCACCGTGACGCTGCGCTGCACCAGACCGCCGTAGCCGTGGGCCGCGAGCCAGTCGAGCGTGGTGCTGGCGCTGCTCGCGCCGTCGACCGAGGGCGTGGACACGATGATCAGCTGGTGCGCCAGGTCGAGCACGCCGCGCATCGCGCTGTACAGCAGGCCCGTGCCCGAGTCGGTGAGGATGATCGGGTACTGCTTGCCGAGCACGTCGATGACGCGGCGGTAGTCCTCGTCGTTGAACGTGGTCGAGATCGCCGGGTCCACGTCGTTCGCGAGGATCTCCAGGCCCGAGGACGCCTGCGAGGTGAACCGCCGGATGTCCATGTAGCTGTTGAGGTACGGGATGGCGCCCACCAGGTCGCGGATGGTGGCGCCGGTCTCGCGCCGCACGCGGCGGCCGAGCGTTCCCGCGTCCGGGTTCGCGTCGATGGCGATGACCTTGTCCTGCCGCTCGCTCGCGAGCGTCGCGCCGAGCGCGGTCGTCGTGGTCGTCTTGCCGACGCCGCCCTTGAGGCTGATGACCGCGATGCGGTAGCACGACAGGACCGGTGTGCGGATGATGTCCAGCTTGCGCTGCCGCTCCTGCTCGGCGGCCTTGCCGCCGATGCGGAACCGGCCTCCCGGCCTGCTCGCCGGCTGTGAACGCGCCCGGTTCCGGCGCTTGTCCTGGAGCAGCCGGTCCGAGGACAGCTCCACGGAGGCGGTGTACCCGAGGGCGCCGGGCTGCATCTGGGCCGCGTACCCCTGCTGGTCCGGCCGGGCGGCGTCGGCCATGGGCGGCTGGTCCTGACCGGGCCGCGGTTGCTGGGGCGGCTGGACGAACGGTGCGGGCAATCCCGGTTGCTGCTGCGCCGGTTGCTGCTGCGCCGGTCCGTTCTGCTGCCACGGCGTCGGCTGCTGCTGGTGGGCTTGCCGCGGGGCCGGCTGCTGGTGGGCTTGTTGCGGAGCCTGCTGCTGGGGCGCGAAGGGCGCGGGCGCTGCTCCCGGTTGCTGCTGCGCCGGTCCTGGCGGCAGCCCGAACGGCTGCCGCGGCCCTTGCGGTTGCTGGTGCGGCTGCTGCTGGTGGTGCGGAGGCGGATATCCGGCGGGGGAGGCGGCATGCGGCTGCCCGAACGGCTGCTGCCCGGCGGGCCCCGGCGACTGGGGAGCCGCGGGCTGCGGTGGCGCACCGGCGAACGGGAACGGCCCGGCGGCGCGCGGATCCTGCCGGGGAGCGCCGCCCGGCTCCTGCGCCGCGGGCGCCGGGGGCGGCTGAACGGGCGCGGGCGCCGGGGGCTGGGCGTGCGGAGGGCCCTCGGCCGCGTTGGGCGCGGGCGGCGGGCCGAGCCCGAGGGGCGGCGCGGGCGGCCCCGCCGCTGCCGGGGACCGGTCCGCCTCGCCGGTCGCGGCCTCCGGCCGGCCGGCTCCTGAGCCGGAGTCGGCCCCATCGGCCCCGCTTTCGTCGGCTCCCTCGGAGCCGGGGGCGCCGGGCTCCGCCGCGGGCCGGGGGAACTCGGTGCGGGCGCCGCCGAATTCCTCGGGCCCGGCCTCGTCGGGCGGGGGAGTGAAGGTGTAGTCGGGGCCGAGTGGTTCGGCGCCCTCCTCGTCCTGGGCCGCGGCGGCCGGGGCCGCCGGAGCGGCGGGTCCCGTGGCCGCGGGCGCGGCCGGGTCCGCCCGGGGCGCGGTGGCGGAGGCATCCGCCGGTTCGCGCTGCGCGGCCGGAGGGGGAGGGAAGCCGGGGGGAGCCGAGGGGGGCGGCGGCGCGGACCCGGCCAGGAAGGCGGGAGGCAGGGGCGGCAGCCCGGCCGGTGCGGGACCGGGGGGCGCGGCGGCCAGCCTGGGGTCCTGGGAGCCGGGGGGCGGTCCCTGCGCCGGCGGCGCGGGGGTCTCGCCGGTGGCCCTGCGCACGGTCGCGGGCGAGATCTGCATCGTCGCCCCGCTCACCACGTCGCCTGGGCCGTCGTCCCGCGGCTGCTCGCGGGGCGGCGCCGGCCGCTCGTCGCGCGGCTGTCCGGACGGTTGCTGTCCGGATGTGCCGCCGCCTCCCGAATACCAGGCGGGCGGGGTGTAGTCGATGGTGAACTGCCCCGTGCTCTCCGACTCCTCCTCCTGGAGATCGGCATCGGGGTGTTCGTCGGCGGAGGTGTCCTCCCCGTGACGAACCCTGTCCCGATCGCTGTCCACGACGCCTCCCGCTGCTGGTCCTGCTACCTGATCCGCGCCTTTGAGGCCGCTGTGCGGAGGCCGGGCCCCGTCACCCGGACGGTTCCCCGGGTGCGGACACAGGTCGTTGCCGGGGCACGTCTCACGCGCCCACCCTCACCCTAAACGCCATGGGCGAACTCGCCCTAGTCCTCCCCGCGTGCCCCCCGGCCGACCGCCGCGCGAAGCAGGACAAAACGCCGCGGTGCCCGGCGTGGGGCCGCGCGGCCCGGCCCTGCCGGAACGGGCGGGCAACGCGGCGCCCGGCCGCGCGGCCCGGCCGTTCACCCGGCCAACATCCCTACCGGGTCTGCGAGTCCGGCACGTCGATGTCGAACTCCCCGTCCCGTGCGCCCAGGACGAACGCCTCCCACTCCGCGGCCGTGAACCGCAGCACGGTGTCGGGGTCCTTGGAATTCCGCATGCCCACGCCCCCACCGGGCAGGTACGCGATCTCCACCTTCTCGTCCTCGGGCCCGCCCGGCGCGCTCAGCCACTCCACGCCCGAAATGTCGAGCGAGTACAGCTCGTCCTTCTCGCGTTCCTTCCGCGCGGCGATCTCTTCCGGTGTCTCGGTGGCGGCCATGAGCCGTGCATCCCTTCGGTCGGCGGCACATCGAAAGCACAACGAATGCGTGCCCGCGATCGTAACGCGGCGCACCGGCGCGAGTACGGGCCAGGACCGCGCCTTCACCGCCCCCGCAACCACCAGTCCGCGCCGAGCAACAGCACGAAACCGGCGACGAGTACGGCCATGCCGAGCCGGGTGCGACCGCGGCGGCTCATCTCGATCACCGCGCCGGACAGGACGAACGCCGCCCCGTACAGGCCGACGGACCGCAGGGACGAACCGTCGCCCAGCTGCATGACGAGCACGACGGCCATGGCCGTCATCGCGCACCCCGCGATCGCCATGCGCAGCCGCCTGGCCTGGCGCGGGCTGAGCCCCTGCTGTGGTGAAGTCACGCCAGCAGCATAAGTCTTCGCGCCCCGGTCATTCCGTCGTCCGGTCCAAACGGCTCGGGGCGCCGAGCAGCCCCACCTCGCTGTCCGTCGGCACCAGCCGCACCAGCCGCCGCGCCGAACGCGTGCACCACAGCGTCGCGTTCTCCGCGAACGTCGGCAACGCCCCCGCCTGCACCTCGGGCAGCGCCAGGATCCGGCCCACGACGCGCGCCTCCTCCGGCGAGATCTGCTGCACCCCGACCAGCGAGGCCCGTTCCACGAGCCGGTGCGTGGCCTGACTCAGAT
Above is a genomic segment from Streptomyces marincola containing:
- a CDS encoding ferritin-like domain-containing protein, which gives rise to MSEDTRRLEATQAALAAEHAAVYGYGVVGGRIGEERGAEAREAHTAHRSRRDQLHRAVRDLGGEPVAAAAGYALPFEVTDSAGAVELAVELETRLAGCYADLVLATSGEARGAAAAALRETAVRAARWRGHGEPFPGLAEYADERR
- the rimP gene encoding ribosome maturation factor RimP, whose translation is MSSTQIDRLRELLEPLAGSRGMDLEEVRITPAGRRRVLQVVVDQDGGVGLDACAELSREVSALLDEDDVMGGAPYVLEVTSPGAERPLTEPRHYRRAVGRLARLRLREGGEVTARIVAVDDEGLDLEVPGEKGRRATARRVEFTGIAGARVEVEFSRKPARDESLKET
- the nusA gene encoding transcription termination factor NusA, producing MDIDMQALQGLVREKEISFDVLVEAIESALLIAYHRTEGSRRQARVVLDRKTGHVTVWAREDAEDLADAEEGAKPREFDDTPQGFGRIAATTAKQVILQRLRDAEEDVTFGEYAGREGDVVAGIVQQGRDPKSVLVDIGRLEAILPPQEQVPGEVYSHGARLRSYVVRVVKGARGPSVTLSRTHPNLVKKLFELEVPEIADGSVEIAAIAREAGHRSKIAVRSLRSGLNAKGACIGPMGGRVRSVMAELHGEKIDIVDWSDDPAELVANALSPARVTRVEVVDEAARSARVTVPDYQLSLAIGKEGQNARLAARLTGWRIDIRPDTEQSEQDAG
- a CDS encoding YlxR family protein, with amino-acid sequence MSGRTRACGCPERTCVGCRKRSARDGLLRVVVIEGRCVPDLRGTLPGRGAYVHPTPACLELAVRRRAFPRALKVQGPLDTGELRQAVGQAAP
- the infB gene encoding translation initiation factor IF-2, which translates into the protein MAKVRVYELAKELGVESKVVMAKLQELGEFVRSASSTIEAPVVRKLTDAFSGGGGRRAPKPGAPSGPRPGAPKPGAMTPRPPGPKPGAPAAGPKPGAPRPGPKPAARPGPAAPEFSAPPASGESAPPRPGGNAPRPGGGGGQQAPKPGSRPQQQTPRPQGGNAPKPAPAKPGGPKPGGRPSGPRPGNNPFSTGGSTGMARPQQAPRPGPGPRPGPGQDRPGPRPGGDRPGPRPQAPGGGRATPGNMPRPQGGPAGPRPGPGGNRPNPGMMPQRPSAGGPGGRPGGGPGGRPGGGPGGRPGGGGGGGFAGRGGPGGRPGGGGGGGFAGRGGGTGTGTRPGGGGGGGFGGRPGGGFGGRPGGPGGRGGTQGAFGRPGGPARRGRKSKRQRRQEYEAMQAPSIGGVMLPRGKGEAIRLSRGASLTDFAEKINANPASLVQVMFNLGEMVTATQSVSDETLTLLGDEMNYTVQIVSPEEEDRELLESFDIEFGEDEGGEEALTSRPPVVTVMGHVDHGKTRLLDAIRKTNVIEGEAGGITQHIGAYQVSIDVNGEDRAITFIDTPGHEAFTAMRARGAKSTDIAILVVAANDGVMPQTIEALNHAKAAEVPIVVAVNKIDVEGADPAKVRGQLTEFGLVAEEYGGDTMFVDISARQGTNIEGLLEAVVLTADAALDLRANPEQAAQGIAIEAHLDRGRGAVATVLVQRGTLRVGDTMVVGDAHGRVRAMLDDTGRNLSEAGPSTPVLVQGLTNVPGAGDNFLVVGEDRTARQIAEKRAARERNAAFAKRTRRVSLEDLDKVLKAGEIQQLNLILKGDASGSVEALESSLLQLDVGEGVDLRVLHRGVGAVTETDIDLAAGSDAIVLGFNVRAEGRATQAAEREGVDVRYYSVIYQAIEEIEAALKGLLKPEFEEVELGTAEIREVFRSSKLGNIAGVLIRSGEVRRNTKARLVRDGKVIAENLTIEGLRRFKDDVTEIREGFEGGINLGNFNDIKIDDVIATYEMREKPRA
- a CDS encoding DUF503 domain-containing protein, yielding MYTGTLSFDLLLGDVRSLKQKRSVVRPIVAELRRSHEVSVAEVGDQDLYRRAEIGLAVVSGDAAHLTEVLDRCERWMAARPEVELLSVRRRIHGDHDE
- the rbfA gene encoding 30S ribosome-binding factor RbfA, with protein sequence MADKARAKKLADLIREVVAEKLHRDVKDPRLGTRVTITDTRVTGDLREATVFYTVYGDEAAREEVAAGLRSAKGVLRSAVGAAAGVKHTPSLEFVPDALPENARNLDDLFTRARERDEQVRQASAGAEYAGDADPYVKDEDRDDRDGGPARGED
- the truB gene encoding tRNA pseudouridine(55) synthase TruB, with protein sequence MSHSAPDGLVVVDKPAGFTSHDVVAVLRGAARTRRVGHAGTLDPMATGVLVVGVGRATRLLGHLALTEKEYAGTIRLGQTTVTDDAEGEITGSAGAHDIAGDALGAAVADLTGDIMQVPAKVSAVKIDGRRSYHRVRAGEDVEIPARPVTVRSFTVHEVRELRAEDGTRVTDVDVGVVCSSGTYIRALARDLGTALGTGGHLTALRRLRVGPYGLAAAHPLQRLREELTVLPLGEAAAAAFPRWNVDKQQAALLGNGARIATPPLPAGPVAVFGPDDRFIALIDAAGERSRSLAVFA